The nucleotide window GCGAGCTGATCCGGCAGCTCGGCTACGCCGAGGGCGCGGTGGTGCTGCCGCTGTTCGCCGCCGCGATCCGCACGCTGGCCGGCGACGCCCGGTCCGCGCTGGAACGGCTCGACGCGGGCGCCGCCGTGGCCCGGGAGCTGGGCGCCGCCGGGCTGCGCGCCACCATCGCCCGGGAGTCGGCGCGGCTGCTGCTGGACCAGCGGCGCACGGCGCGGGCGGCGGCGCACCTGGCGTCGGTCGACCCCGGGACGCTGCCGCTGCGCGCCGACGCCGCCGACGTCGACGGGCTGCGGGCGCGGCTGGCCGCCGCCGACGGCGACGCGCCGCGCGCCGCCGATCTCATCCGGCGGGCGGTCGAGGCGGCCGAGGCGACGGACTCGCCGGTCCTGCGGGCGACCGCGGCGCTGGACGAGGCCATGGTGCACCTCGAACTGGGCAGGCCGGCGCCGGCGGCCCGCGCGGCCGGCCGGGCCCGCGAGCTCTTCGCGGGCAAGGGCCACCGGCCGGGGGTACGGTGGGCGGCCGCCGCCCTCCGGCGCGCGGGGGTCGGCGCGTGAACACGGCCGCGCCGACCGGGCCGCCGGCCAAGCGGCTGACCTGGCGCCTGACCGGACAGGCCCCGGAGGAACTCGCGCTGCGCGCCGACGGGGAACGGGTGACCCCCGACTGGGCGTTCGGCGGCGCGACCGGCCACGGCGTACGGGTGTGCGTCGTGGACTCCGGGGTGGAGCTCGACCACCCGATGATCGGGCCGGTGGACCGCTCGTGGGCGGTGTTCGACGACAACGGCGTGCCCGGCGTCCGGGAGAGCACCGACGGCGACGCCTGCGGGCACGGCACCGCGTGCGCCGGCATCATCCGGCGCACCGCACCCGACTGCGAGCTGTACAGCGTGCGGGTGCTCGGCGGCAACGCCTCCGGCGGCGGCGGCACGCTGCTCACCGGCCTGCGCTGGGCGATACAGCAGAACTTCGACGTGATCAACCTGAGCCTGTCCACCA belongs to Amorphoplanes digitatis and includes:
- a CDS encoding S8 family peptidase — protein: MNTAAPTGPPAKRLTWRLTGQAPEELALRADGERVTPDWAFGGATGHGVRVCVVDSGVELDHPMIGPVDRSWAVFDDNGVPGVRESTDGDACGHGTACAGIIRRTAPDCELYSVRVLGGNASGGGGTLLTGLRWAIQQNFDVINLSLSTTRARFVEELRALADEAFFRRTVIVASAHNTPVESFPWRFASVISVGSHHETDPDLYLYNPAPPVEFFAAGRDVEVAWLGGKSIRSTGNSFATPYIAGLCARILSKHPRMTTFQLKNALYLSAANVRVDTGGAS